The Pseudoalteromonas tunicata genome segment ACTGATGATAATAGCTACCTAAAGCCTGAAGATTAGTTTTATTAGGTTTTACTTTTTCTTCTTTTAATGCCTTTTCAAGCGTTACAGCTGCTTTGTAAGGAATATCATTTAAAGAATATAAGTTAGATAAAACACGATAATCAGTTTCAGTTTCTAAATAACCATTTTTATAGGCGATGTCCATTACAGAAAGACCTTTTGGAAAGTCCTCAACCTGCATATAGAAACGACCTAAGTTAGTCCAAGATTTTGGTTGATCTGGCCATGTTTTTAACACTTCTTCAGATACTTTCACCGCACTTTTAAAATCTTTTAAATCGACGTAAGAAGCGATTTTAAGATCAAAAGCACCTTTATTTGGTGTTTTATCTTTCAGAAGATCAATGGCGCGATCAGCAGGGGCTATAACTTGCTTAAATTCTTTTAACTCATATGAAGACTGAGCTAAACGAAGATAAACATTAGCATCCTCTTCCCCGGTATAGTCCATCCAAGCAAGATAGATTTCTTTTGCTTCTTTATACTTTTTATTATTTAAGTACAAATCACCAAGTAAACGCATCGCCTGAGCATGGTCTTTAAAGTTTAGTGCGTTAGCATCTACAGCTTTTTTGATGTGTTTGACAGCTAAGTCATGTTTATCAATTTGGACATTCATTTGTCCAAGATAATAATCAACCATCGCACCATCAAAACTATCTGAAGTTGTAATCTCATTTAAAATTGCAAGTGCACCAGGTACATCTTGTGGTTCTGCTTGAAATAACTCAAATGCTTTAGATACTTTCTTACCAACTCGCTCACCCATGATTTGCGTCTTAGCTTTTTTACGCTTTTCAATTTCTGCGTAATCAGGCTTAGCCATCACTGCGGTTGCAGTGAAACCAGCACCAAGAGTCATAAGAAGTGCAAGAGCTGTTACTTTAGATAAGTTTTTCATTCCATTCCTCCTTAGTTGTTTTGTTCTTGGTTCAGTTTAAAATCAAGTTGAACTTGAAGACCAGTTTGTTTAATTGGCTTACCATCAACAATCTTTGACTTGTATTTCCATTTCGAAAGTGCACGTTTTGCTTCACGATCGAAAAGGCGTTTTGGTTCTGCATCGATAACTTCGATATCAACAACCCCACCAAGCTCATCAATTGAGAATGAAAGCTGTACCCAACCCTCTTTACCATCTCGAGCAGCTTGTGGCGGATACTTTGGTTCAATTCGAACGATAGGTGTTGCATCACCGTCGCGACCAAAAGCACCTGGGCCACTTAACCCACCGCTCATACCCCCAGTATTAATGGTAGGCATATTAAATGTTAAACCACCCACATTTGGGTTGCTATTTTCCGGCTGAGGCGGCTGCGGTTTAGGCGGCTGCTTCGGCGGTGGAGGCGGCGGAGGCGGAACACGCTTACGCTCCTGCACCTTGGATTCAGGTGGATTCGTCATAATTTCGACTATGATTTGCTCTTGGTCATTTTGGGCACGATCCGCTCCACCGGAGATAAGATATGCCATAAAAAAGAACAAGCCGAAAGTAACTGCCCCACCTGCTAAAAGTGAAAACAGAAAACGAATCATCACTGATCTCCAGCTATTGATATTCTTAAGTCACCAGTTGCTTTGATTGCGTCCATTACTTTAACAACAACACCATGTTTCGCTTCTTTATCCGCTTGGATAATTACAACGTCTGTAGGTTGTTCTGCAAGTAAACTTTCAATCTTAGCAGCAACACGTTCAACGTCGACTTGCTGCTTATCAATCCAAACTTCCCCATTGCTACGAACAGCAATAAAGATGTTTGCATTTTTCTGCTTGCTAGCCTGAGCTGCTTTTGGTTTGTTGACTTCAATACCCGCTTCTTTAACGAATGAAGTCGTAACGATGAAGAAAATCAGCATGATAAATACGATGTCAAGCATCGGTGTCATATCTACTGCTGCGTCTTCGTCTTCACGGAAACGTTGTTTACGTGCCATATTAAACTCTCTCTCTAGTGATGAGGCAGACTATCTACTAGTTTTGCTTTAGCCACTTTTGCCTTAGCTTCAAGACGTGTACTAAAGAAAACACCAGACAGTGCCGCAACCATTCCAGCCATTGTTGGGATAGTAGCCATTGAAATACCAGCTGCCATTAAACGTGCGTTACCTGTACCTTGGTTTGCCATTGTTTCGAAAACAGCGATCATACCCGTTACAGTTCCTAGCAAGCCAATTAATGGACAGATAGCAACTAATGTTTTTATCAACAACATACGCTGATTTAATTTTTCAGCCGCGTCAGAAATCCATGCATCACGGATTCTGTGTGCATACCAGGATGTTGTATCCTGGCGGGCGTCCCAACTTGCAACAATACTGTTTCTCATACGAGGAAACTCTGCAGTTAAGAACCAATAACGCTCAATCATTAATACCCACATAAGAAAGAGTGCTATTGCGACCACATAAAGAACTTGGCCGCCTGTTGCCACAAAATCCCTGACAGATTCCCAAAGCTCTATCAGGAATAGCATTAGGCTTTCTCCTTCTCCGCGTGAGCGGCGATGATACCTGCACTTTGCTCTTCAAGTACGTGAACAATTGACTTGCTACGACCATGAACAACAGCGTGTAATAAAATTAATGGTAATGCAGCGATCAAACCTAGAGCCGTTGTTACAAGCGCCATAGAGATTGAACCAGCCATGATCTTAGGATCACCAGTACCAAATAATGTGATTTGTTGGAACGTATCGATCATACCAACAACAGTACCCAATAGACCTAATAACGGTGCGATAGCAGCGAAGATCTTGATGATATTGATACCAGCTTCAATACGTGGTGTTTCACGTAAAATTGCTTCGTCTAGTTTAAGCTCTAGATTTTCAACATCTTGGTTTTTGTTGTCATGGTAAACTTTAAGAATACGGCCCAATGGGTTATTTGTATTCGGCGTACCAGCGTTTTTAAGTTGAGACTTCATTTTGCTTGATACTAATGAAAGGTCAATTAAACGCACTAGTGCGATAATGAAACCAATTACTAATAATACAGCAATGATGTAACCTACTTCACCACCTTGGTGGAAACGATCTTCTGGTGTCGCTTTTTGCGTATTAAGACGCAAAATTGAACCACGAGTTGGATCTAAGTAGAAACCTACATAGCTACCAGGAGCTGCTTTACGTAAAGCGTTTGCACTGTCTGTTACGAATGCATCTGGTTGACGACCTAAAGGCTGTACTTGCTTAGTTTCTGGATGATAAATTAAATATCCATCTTCACTTACTAAGTTGAACGTACCGATACGTGTTACTGATTTAACACTTGTCGCGCCATCTAACTGAGCAACTTCAACATCAAAAGTAGCAACTTTTGCTGATTCAGTCATTTCAGTTTGTAAACCAATCCATAGCTCTTCAAGTTCACGAGTAGTAGGAAGCTCTTTAGCCGCAGCTAATGAACGCAATACTTCTTCACGATTTGGGAATTGAGCACTTACTACAGATGCTTCGATTGAACCAATAGTCTCTGATGCAGCACGGCGAACAACACCGAACATCTCACCTAAAGTACCTTTAGCTGTTTCAAGTTCTTGCTCTTTAGAAGCTAATGTTAATTCGTTTTGAGCATATTGCTTTTTAAGCTGCTCACCACGTGCTTTTTCAGCAGCAAGGTCACGTTTAGCATTGTTTAATAGGGCTTGTTTATCAGAGCGTGCAGATAAAAACTCTTGCTCACGTTGCTGATTAATTTTGCCTTCAGAAATACGGTCTTTCTTAACTTGCTCTAGGATTTGATCTAAAGCAACTGTGTTCGCATGAGCGTTTAACGCAACACCTGCAGAAACAGATAGCACTGCCGCAACAGCAAAACCTTTAAAAAGTTTCTTCATTAGTATTACTCCGCGCCAAAGATTGGAAGTTTAACAAGATCGAATGACGCTTGTTTGCGTGACATACGGATTAATTCTTTCACAGGTTTAAGGTATTCTTCACCTAATGCATCCCATGATTTAGTAGTATTATTCCATACCCAAGCATGTTTCATATCTAGTGACTGAGCAACATAAGCAACGCGACCTACACGACCGAAATCAACTGTAATTTCGCGGCCATCTAATTTTAAAGAACCTTGGCCTGAAGCAACGATTGAGCTGTAATCTTTCTCAATTAAGTAAGCTTCAAGTACTTGACGGTACTTTTCAGATGTCGTTACTGACGAATTAATCATTGTTTCACGTAAACGTGTTACACGATCAAGACGCTTTTCAGTTTCAAAAGGAACGTCCGCTTTGATGAATTGCTCAAGCGTATCGATCATGCGATACATCAAAGGCACAACGTTTTGTTTTGTTTTGTCGATCGTCGCAATTTGACGATTAAACGATTCAATCCCTGCATTTTGGTCAGCAACCAAATTTGCAACGTGATCGTTATAGACTTTAAGAATTTCTCTTTCATCAACAACTAAACGGAATTCAGAAATTAATTCTTGAGTTTGATCAAAAGTGTTATCCACTTTTGCTTGCGACTTTACAGCAGCCTTATGAATTACATCTTCCGCTTTGTGAAGTTCATTCAATGGATCTGCCATCACACTGTTGCTTGCAAATGCAAATGCGCCAACCAACGCAGTTGCTACAAGACTCTTTCTGATTTTAACAGACATAGTTCCCAACCAATTAAGTAATGTTACTTTTTAGAATTTAAAACTGATTAAAACTCAACCAGAACCAACGCTTCTTTTATAGAGGCGTCAACTTACCAATAATGCTAAATGCCTTTAGCTGTGTCAACTCGATGTTTCTTCAATAAGAAACTTTTTATTTAGCATTTGCGACATCAGTAAACTTTAAAAACATAATATTTACAAATGTTACTGCTGAATGTGTCATTAAAGCGCTATAAACAGGACTTTATAATAATAAAGTGTTAACAGAAAATATTTATCATTATCTCACTATTAAGCGTAAAAAAAATTAATATTTTATGAAATATAAACCCAATTAAGGTAACATATTTGTAAAATCGGTAAATAAGTTGTTTTGATTGTGTCTTTTTTGCTTCATTTTATTATTTTTGGAACATCTATTAATGTCTTTCTCTCGCTCATTTCAAGCAGCTGTTACTGCATTTCAAAACAAAGAGTATGATCTTGCTCAGAGTATCTGTGAACAACTGACCAAACAAATAAAAAACTGCGAGATATTTCATTTATTAGCATTGATTAATAAGGCAAAAAATAAATTAGATAAAAGTAGGTATTATTTTGAGATTGCGGTTAAATATGGGTCCAATAATGCTAATATTCACGCTAACTTTGCAAATTTATTAGCGAATTTGAACGATAATCAGCTTGCCAAAAAGCATTATTCTATTGCTTTAAAGCTTGATCCTGAGTTCTCAGATGTAAAAGTGAATTTTTCCTTGCTACTTAGCAAAGAGCGCAATTTATCTGCGGCGTTAAATCTAATTGACAGTGAGATTGAAAAACGAGCCCAACCGCAAAAACTATTAAAAATTAAAGCTAAAATACTGCAGAACTGTTTGGAGTTTAACCAGTCAGAAGCATTGTTTAGAGTTTGTTTAGCGCATGACCCGAGTGATTATTTTTGCCAAATTAACTATGTGTGTGTGCTAAGAGAGCTTGAACAATACCCTCTCGCACTTTCATTTTTGCAGCAAATCACTATTCAACAACCCCAAAACTCTGAAATTGCTTTTTTAACTGGCTGTATCTATTACGACCAACAAGCATATAAAGAAGCTGAGTACTTTTTAAAACAAGCGCTCATTTTTTCTCCCGAAAATATTGCAGCCCATGAAGCCTTAAACAAACTTTATTGGGAACAAGACCAACAAGCACTCTTTCTTACAAGCTACGAGATATTAAAAAACACTGTACCATCGGCCCAACTGAGTTACTCAAAAATAGCTCAGCAGATTCAAGCCAATCAATTTGAGCAAGCTCAAGTTGAATTAAATCTATTGCCCAACTCAATCATTAACACCTCAGGCTTTACTCATCTACAAGCAGTTATTGCAGATCGTTTAGGTGATAAAGCCAAGGCTAATGACTTTTACGCTCGAGCCGCGTTGGCCGACCCAGGTAATTTAAGGTTGCAAATTGATTTTGCTAATTTATTAATTAAACAAAAAAAATACCTTCAAGCACTGTCAATATTAGAGCCTTTAAGTAACCTACATTTTTTTAATCAAGAATTATGGGCTTATAAAGGGATTTGTTGGCGCTTGCTCAATAATCCAAAACATAATTGGTTAAATAATTATGAGCAATTTATTCAACCTATCAATTTGGGCTATCCATCAGGTTATGACTCTCAAGCTCATTTCTTACATGAGCTTTCGGATACTTTAATAAGCTTGCATACCGGTAAAAATCAGCCGTTAGACCAAAGTGTACGGCAAGGCACCCAAACTATCGGTAACTTATTAAATAAAAAACTTACAGTTATACAAGAATATAAACACTTGCTCACAAAAGCAGCTCACGTTTATTTAAACCAATTGCCGACTGACCCAACACATCCTTTACTGTCGCGTAATCGCGGGCAGTTTAGCTTTGAAGGTAGCTGGTCGGTGAAACTTAATAGCGGAGGTTTTCATAGTAATCATGTCCACCCTCTTGGTTGGATTTCTGGACCTAGTTACATAAATGTTCCAAAAGAAATTAATGCCAATGATCCAACCAAAGCTGGTTGGGTCAAATTTGGCGAAACTGCATTAGAGCTAGGTGAGGACGAACACATTGGACGAATGATTTGTCCACAGTCTGGATTTGTTGTGCTGTTTCCAAGTTATATGTGGCATGGTACGCAGCCTTTTAATTCATTACAAACTCGCTTAACTGCACCTGTAGATATTAGCCCTCAATAAGTTGATTTAGATAAGGCAAGTAATGCTGGTGACGCCCTGAAGAGCTGCTGTATAAAGGTTTTCGAACCTGCCACACACTTGCGGTTTTAACACTGTTTTTTTGCTCAAAAAATCGCAAACATTGCGCTTGCCATTCCAAGCCTAAAAAATGCAGTACTTTTGTGATTTCCTGTTCTGGTGTTTTTATCAATTGATCATAATCAACGGTAGTCATATCTTCATGAAATTTGTTTTGCCAAAACTGCTTTAAACGCAATTGCTCTTTATAATAGAACTGAATATCCTCTAAGTCAGTTGCATAATTCATAGCAGCACCTAGGCGAAGAAAATAAACCGATAAACAATTATCAAGTTCATTACGCTGTGTCCAGATAATTTTTGCTTGAGGAAATACTTGTTTAATTAATCCAATAAGCAAAAAGTTATCTGGTCTTTTATCGGTAATATAACTATTTTTCAAATTAATATTTTTAATTAGTTCTTGGTATTTTTCAGCGAGTTCATTCAAATTATCATGATTTATAAAAGTCACATCCGCAGGATAATTTTTCAAGTTTTGTGCTATGTAGCGAGGAAAGAAATCTAGTTCGCCACTGGTAATCACTTCTGAGTGACTTGCTAAAATTTGTTCGAGTAATGTTGAGCCAGAACGAAACATACCACAAATAAAAACCGGCTTTATTTCATTTTCAGTGGGTACTCTAACTGTATTATTCAATGAAAATACTTCAATAATACTATCGATATACTGGCGGTGTTTCATTCTATCAAACTTAGGAACTATCTGTTTATTGGTTTGGTTTGCTTGATGATAATAAGTAATAGCTTTGTCATACTGTTGACAATCATCATATGCTTTACCCAGTGCATAACTTAAATCACATCGCACACTCGCATCAAGTTGTTCTTCTTTTAATAGTTTCTCTGCTTGAAGTAACTCAGGCGCTAAACTATCAGTATATTTTGTTGCATCTATTATTCGAGCCAAGGCTTCATAATGATCAGGTTTAACTTTAAGTACCTTTAAAAAAGTAGAGATACAGGATTCTTTATTTCCAAGTTGCTCATATAAGTTAGCTAAATTCATTAGTGCACTTATATAATTAGGATTTATTTTTAATGCCTGCTCTAAATAAAAAATAGCTTGTTCGTCATCAAATAAATGATCAGATTCTATAACCGCCATGTTTAAATAAACCTCTTCAGGTTGATTAATACCACAATCGAGTGCTTGTTGATAAAAGACTAAAGCGAGTTTAAATAAACCAAATTGTTTGTGATAATAACCGGCGTTGAATAGTGCTATTTCATTTTTTGGATTTAACTTTACGAAGTTTGCATGACACTGACAAACATTTGCCAAATCATTTTGTTTTAAAAAAAGCTCTGTTAACGCATTCACGTATGCAAAATTATCCGGAGTTCTATTTATGAGTTGCTGTAAATAACGTATCGATTTTTCAATGTGTTGCTCTGCAAAGGCTATTTTTGCCAGAAACTGCAGCGCTATTTCTTGATCTTCAATAGATAAATTAACAAGCCCATGCTCAAGTAAAATTTCAGCTTGTTTAAATTGCTTATTTTTAATTAAATCGCTTGCTTGTTTTAACACTCAATACACTCTCAGTTAAATCTTTAAAAAACAAAAAAGCGAGCCTAAGCTCGCTTTTTAAGTCTTCCGTTCAAATTAGAAACGGAAAGTTACGCTCGCATGCACATAACGACCTAGTGAATCATAGAAGCCAGATACCGCATTCGCATTTGTTGATAATGTACCACCAACTAATGGCGGCTCTTTATCAAAGATGTTGTTCACACCCACTAACACGCCAACATGATCGTTAACTTCGAATGAACCTTTAAGGTCAAAGTAGCTTTGTGATGAAATGCCGCCGTCCGCTTCTAGAAGCTTATCGGTAGTGCCATCATAACCTACTGAGCCAAAATAACGCCATTTAAGCTGTGCAGTCCAGAAAGAACCAGTGTCATAGCTAAATGTTGCAGTGTGACGCCACTCTGGAGTTGCGAAACAATCAGTGCTGATATTATCAACACAATCATAGTTAGCTGTTGGAGTACCAGGTAACGGCTCGTACTCTTTGCTTAGCATGTATGTACCAATTAACTTAGCGTTGAAGTTACCACCCATGATTTCAGCATTGTAGTTTGCACTAACATCCACACCTTCCCAATGACGGCTGGCTAAGTTTACAGATGTTGCTTTAACAATACCAGTACCTATCCATAAGCTTCCGTTACCACTACGAGTGATGTTATCACAGAACGCTGAATTACCTGTTAACGCACACTGTGTAACTGTTAACTCTGGGCCAACACTACCAATAACTTCTTCAAGTTCGATATCCCAGTAATCGATTGAGAAATTTAAGTTATCAATCGGTTGTGCAACGATACCAAATGACATGGTATCTGCAACTTCAGGTTGCAGGTCTGGGTTACCACCAAATAAACCATTGTATTGGTTTGCAGGGCTCTTAGATACGTTACCATATTGAGCAGCACTTACACCTGTTCTAGCACATTCTTCTTGTTTTAATTGTGGTGATGCACCGGCACATGGGTCGTTACCACCCCATAAACCTTTCGATTGCTCAGAGAATAACTCAGCTACGTTAGGAGCACGTACCGCACGGTTATAACTTGCACGTACTTTATAGTCATCCATTGGAGTCCAATCGAATGCTACTTTATACGTATCTACGCCACCAGTAGTGCTGTAATCAGAATAACGGTAACCAAGTTCCATAGTTAATTGCTCAACCATTGGAGCGCCTGATACTAATGGAATACTTGCTTCACCATAGAATTCAGTTAAGTCATAACCACCAGTTAAGCTCTTAGTTGCGCCACCTTGACCTAGTAATAAACCTTGAGCATATACTTCATCAGTAATACGTTCGTAGTTTTCTTCACGGTACTCAGAACCTAATACCACAGCAATTGGAGCATCCGCACTAGGTACAGTTAAATCTAACTCACCCGTTACATAACCGCCGATTACGATTTGCTCAGTCACACCATTTTTTACAGCAACACCGGTTAGTGCTTTAGCTGACTCTTGTGAAATACCTTGATAAGTGAATACTTCGTAAGGGATACAGCCTGCAGTTGCAGCACAGCTTTCGTCATTTGCAGAAAGTGCTGTTTTGATACGTGGACCAAAGAAGTCATTTAAATATGCTTCAGATGATGACGTAGAACCGTATTGCATTGAGAAATCATACGTCCAGTTATCATTGATTTCACCTTCAGTACCAACAACTAAACGAAATGCGTTATGCTCGATGCTGCTTGCACGTGGGCCACCTTCAGTATTACGCTTACCGATATAAGTAGAGAACGTATCATCAATACCTAAACCGAAACGATCCATCAATTGTTGACGCTGAGTATCACTTAATAATGGCGTATTTACTGGAATGTCGTATTGGTCATTAAAGAACGTACCAGATTCTGCGATTTGAGCCGTTGTACGGTCACGCATGAACATCATTTCCATGTATGGACGGAAATGATCGTTGATTTCGTAGTTTAAGAATGTACCAAATGTGAAACGCTCATCCGGGCGCATAAAGTGGTTAATTGGTGCATAGTTATAGCTGTTTCCTACAGATGGTTTAAATGCATCACTACCTGAATCAAGTGTCCAGTACTCGTAGTCATCCCAGTTAAAGCCGCCATTTGCATCTAAGCCGCCAATGTAGAAGTTTGGTACAACTGCATTGCCAGAACCACCACACGATGTACCTGGGCCATCTAATGCACATGATGAATAGTCACGCGCAGCTTGGCGTAATTCATTTTGTTTTTTGTACGTGATATAACCAACTGCATGGCCTTTACCGCCGTCAAAATCACCACCAAGTGTGATGTCTAAGTCTAACGAAGAACCATCTAAACCTGAGTTACCTTTTGGATACTCAAAGCCTTTTTTATCCATTAGACCTTGGATGTATTTGTTATCGTTGTTATGTTGGTAAGCAGAGCCACCAACACTGATTTCAAAGCCTTCAAAATCATCGTTCATTACAAAGTTTACAACACCTGCAACCGCGTCAGCACCGTAAGTTGAAGAACCACCACCAGTTAACACTTCAACGCGCTTAACTAATGAGGCTGGAATTTGATTGATATCTGGCGCTTGGCTGTTTACACCACCCGCTTGCATACGACGGCCATTGATAAGCACTAACGTACGATTCGAACCTAGGCCACGTAAATCTAGTGTTGCTGTACCAGATGCACCATTAGCTTGGAATGCAGTCTCAGAAGCTTCGATTTGAGGTAAGCTGTTCATCATATCTTCGATACGAGTGAAACCAGAAAGCGCGATTTCTTCTTGAGATGTAATTTGTACTGGGCTTGCAGATTCCATATCAGTACGTTTGATACGAGAACCAGTTACTTCGATACGCTCTACCGCTTCTGCACCTTCTTCTGCTGCAAAAGTATTGGTAGCAAACACTGCTGTTGATGCAGCACCATAAGCAATCGCTAAGCGAACTGCTTTGGTTAGTTTATTATTTAACATTTAGATTTCTCCCTGGACCACACTCTTACGGTGCGATTAATTTTTTTGTTAATTAAGTGAACTTAATAACGATTTTCGAGTCGAGCTCATTATCCGAGGGAGATATTAAACATAAGGTGAAAGTTCGGTCAACATCCGTTTATAAATAATTAACACTTTAGCATCACCTATTTCGAAACATACACACTTTGAAACAAAGAATATACAAATCAAAAGAAACAACCAATTAAATTAACCTTATGATTTTAATTAATTAATTTAAAACTAACATTTGTTTTTTCATGTAATCCAACTGTACGCGAGAGGTTACAAAAAAAAACTGTCAATTTTCAAATAAATTTACTTGACCGCTTAAAAATTGAGCGAAACTCATATTTAGGGTAGGCAGAATTGAATCTGCTATTGGTTGTAACTGCTTTTCAAGGTAGTGCTGCAAATTGAGTTTAAGCGGCTTTTCTGTTGCCACAACTGGCCCATCTAATGTGATAACGTACTCAATCCACTGACCACGTTTTGGCGTTTTTTCGGGATATTTCATACTCATTTTTTGGGCCGCTTGCGCATGTGGAGGGATGTTTTTTACATATTCAGACAAATGTTGCCTTAAACGCTTTTTATACAACAGTAAATGATTTAACCTCCCAGCCATTAAATCACTAATCACTTGTTTTATATAGACTTCTACTGAGTCACCCGCAAATATCAATGTAAATAAATTGTACTGAAACTCACGTGCCAGCTCAGTCCAATCACTGCGTACCGTTTCCATGCCTTTAAACACCAAATGATCGCCGTTTGCATCTGAGACTTGACCTACATAGCGCTTTTTTGATCCCTCTAAACTGCCTCTAATGGTTGGCATAAAGAACGGACTGTACAAAGTTTCAAATTCAATTTCGAGGTAACTAGCAATTTTGTACTTTTTTTCGCAATAATCGCACCAAAAATTGTTAATCTTTTTTTGTAACAAAAAACCTATTTTTTTACATTCTTCAGCACTGAGTTCACTCGCCAATTGCACAAAAGTAGAGTCAGTATCACCATAAATAACCTGATACCCCAAACGTTCAATTTCGGCACGGGTGGCCAGCATAATCTCATGCCCTCTCAAGGTAATGGAGCTTGACAACCGAGGATCATAAAAACGACACCCCGTTGAGCCCAAAACACCATAAAAGCTATTCATAATGATTTTTATTGCTTGGGATAGCATTTTGTTTTTTTGCTGCTTGGCCACGTCCCGTGCTTGCCAAAGCGTCGCAATTAAATTAGGCAAATGATGCGCTGTGCGAGAAAAATAAGCATCATGAAACCCCGCAATACTTTGCGTTGGTGCTAACAAACCTTCAACCATGCCAATAGGATCAATTAAAAAAGTACGAATAATTGACGGATAAAGACTTTTAAAATCAAGTACGATGACATTTTGATATAAACCCGGCTGTGAATTCATCACATAGCCACCTGGGCTATTAAAATGATGGTTGTGATCACCTAGATTGGGCGCAACATACCCACTGCGATGCATCAAGGGTAGATACAAATTTACAAATGCTGCAACCGATCCCCCTTGGCGTTCAAGTTCTAATCCCGTTAACTGTGTACGAAGAATAGCAAAATCAATCAATTTTTCTTGCTTAAAAATATCCCATACCAGCTGACAATCTTTTAAATTATATTTGGCCAAAGCGAGTTTGTCGTATTTAAATTGATGCTCAATTTCAGCCAAACGATCATCACTTTCTATCAGTTTTTTCTCACCAATCAATTGTTCAGCAACACTTGCTAAGCTAAAGCTATTAAAATGATAGGTCGCATTTTTTAAGGTATCGATACCATCAAGCACCACTCTTCCTGGTAATAATAACTTGCCAACTGCCCGTTCGCTCAGTTGCATTGCTTGTTGCGCACGCCCTAAATACAGTGGCACCCCCAATTGTTCTGCGCGGCGATATAAAAGTGACATATCAAAATCAATCACGTTCCAACCAATAATCACATCGGGGTCACGTTCAACAAAATAGCGTTGTAGTTGCACCAGTAATTGCTCTTCATCACTGACCCAAACAATATTTTGCTCTGAATGTTGAGGCGCTCCAACCATAATAACAACATCAAAATCATCACTATAAAGCCCAACCGAAAACAAAATCCCTTGGCCGCTGCATTCAATATCAAGCGACACCACCGAAAAATTTGGCTGATAAGTTGAAGGCTTCATTTTTGCTTGTTGAAGCGTTAAATATCCTTGT includes the following:
- a CDS encoding tetratricopeptide repeat protein, producing the protein MKNLSKVTALALLMTLGAGFTATAVMAKPDYAEIEKRKKAKTQIMGERVGKKVSKAFELFQAEPQDVPGALAILNEITTSDSFDGAMVDYYLGQMNVQIDKHDLAVKHIKKAVDANALNFKDHAQAMRLLGDLYLNNKKYKEAKEIYLAWMDYTGEEDANVYLRLAQSSYELKEFKQVIAPADRAIDLLKDKTPNKGAFDLKIASYVDLKDFKSAVKVSEEVLKTWPDQPKSWTNLGRFYMQVEDFPKGLSVMDIAYKNGYLETETDYRVLSNLYSLNDIPYKAAVTLEKALKEEKVKPNKTNLQALGSYYHQSKEFPKAVKYYQEAAAIDNDAELYRKAGALLLQTEKFPQAVVALNKALELGSTKLGNIYTDLAEAYFYQEKYKQAHTAILKAMEDPATAKYAKGWAGFIKDKAARKGVKI
- a CDS encoding energy transducer TonB, which encodes MIRFLFSLLAGGAVTFGLFFFMAYLISGGADRAQNDQEQIIVEIMTNPPESKVQERKRVPPPPPPPPKQPPKPQPPQPENSNPNVGGLTFNMPTINTGGMSGGLSGPGAFGRDGDATPIVRIEPKYPPQAARDGKEGWVQLSFSIDELGGVVDIEVIDAEPKRLFDREAKRALSKWKYKSKIVDGKPIKQTGLQVQLDFKLNQEQNN
- a CDS encoding ExbD/TolR family protein; protein product: MARKQRFREDEDAAVDMTPMLDIVFIMLIFFIVTTSFVKEAGIEVNKPKAAQASKQKNANIFIAVRSNGEVWIDKQQVDVERVAAKIESLLAEQPTDVVIIQADKEAKHGVVVKVMDAIKATGDLRISIAGDQ
- a CDS encoding MotA/TolQ/ExbB proton channel family protein, with translation MLFLIELWESVRDFVATGGQVLYVVAIALFLMWVLMIERYWFLTAEFPRMRNSIVASWDARQDTTSWYAHRIRDAWISDAAEKLNQRMLLIKTLVAICPLIGLLGTVTGMIAVFETMANQGTGNARLMAAGISMATIPTMAGMVAALSGVFFSTRLEAKAKVAKAKLVDSLPHH
- a CDS encoding MotA/TolQ/ExbB proton channel family protein; this encodes MKKLFKGFAVAAVLSVSAGVALNAHANTVALDQILEQVKKDRISEGKINQQREQEFLSARSDKQALLNNAKRDLAAEKARGEQLKKQYAQNELTLASKEQELETAKGTLGEMFGVVRRAASETIGSIEASVVSAQFPNREEVLRSLAAAKELPTTRELEELWIGLQTEMTESAKVATFDVEVAQLDGATSVKSVTRIGTFNLVSEDGYLIYHPETKQVQPLGRQPDAFVTDSANALRKAAPGSYVGFYLDPTRGSILRLNTQKATPEDRFHQGGEVGYIIAVLLVIGFIIALVRLIDLSLVSSKMKSQLKNAGTPNTNNPLGRILKVYHDNKNQDVENLELKLDEAILRETPRIEAGINIIKIFAAIAPLLGLLGTVVGMIDTFQQITLFGTGDPKIMAGSISMALVTTALGLIAALPLILLHAVVHGRSKSIVHVLEEQSAGIIAAHAEKEKA
- a CDS encoding DUF3450 domain-containing protein; translated protein: MSVKIRKSLVATALVGAFAFASNSVMADPLNELHKAEDVIHKAAVKSQAKVDNTFDQTQELISEFRLVVDEREILKVYNDHVANLVADQNAGIESFNRQIATIDKTKQNVVPLMYRMIDTLEQFIKADVPFETEKRLDRVTRLRETMINSSVTTSEKYRQVLEAYLIEKDYSSIVASGQGSLKLDGREITVDFGRVGRVAYVAQSLDMKHAWVWNNTTKSWDALGEEYLKPVKELIRMSRKQASFDLVKLPIFGAE